Proteins co-encoded in one Carassius carassius chromosome 35, fCarCar2.1, whole genome shotgun sequence genomic window:
- the LOC132115656 gene encoding C-C chemokine receptor type 1-like yields the protein METPNTTPDVYEDYSLMTSRSIHCNTIAISNFSQNFLPPFYYVIFIASLLGNGVVLLILYKFEKLNTVTNIFLINLVASNLIFTLALPFQAVHYSDQWIFGEALCKLVNVADYLGFYSSILFLTLMTFDRYLAVVHCVVANKQRRSCYAVVLSAVVWIISILASLEPIIHFTVEEYPMDGLVCEGSSDAQWKVFSLYNQFVLFFILPLTVFIYCYFRITLTVLATRMRGKHRTVWIIFIIVLMFFILWSPYNIIIMINEYSDSKLCNSSLLLAQYITSNIARLYFCINPVFYTFLGSKFQNHVRRMLVSQVPCLSDRISISTSSRILA from the coding sequence ATGGAAACGCCCAACACAACGCCAGACGTTTATGAAGACTATTCGCTGATGACCAGTAGATCCATTCACTGCAACACCATCGCCATCAGCAATTTCTCACAAAATTTTCTTCCACCCTTCTACTACGTCATCTTCATCGCCAGCTTACTGGGTAACGGAGTGGTTCTGCTCATCCTCTACAAGTTCGAAAAGCTCAACACGGTCACAAATATATTCCTCATCAACCTGGTGGCCTCCAACCTCATTTTCACCCTCGCTCTCCCGTTTCAAGCCGTTCACTATTCAGACCAGTGGATCTTCGGAGAAGCTCTTTGTAAGCTGGTCAATGTCGCAGACTATCTGGGCTTCTACAGCTCCATCCTCTTCCTCACCCTCATGACGTTCGACCGCTATCTGGCCGTGGTGCATTGTGTGGTCGCCAACAAACAACGTAGAAGCTGCTACGCTGTCGTGCTGTCCGCAGTCGTCTGGATCATTAGCATCCTCGCTAGCCTCGAACCAATCATCCATTTCACCGTTGAAGAGTATCCGATGGACGGACTGGTGTGTGAAGGCTCCAGCGATGCTCAGTGGAAAGTCTTCAGTCTCTATAAtcagtttgtgttgttttttatcCTGCCGTTGACTGTATTTATCTACTGCTACTTCAGGATAACGCTGACTGTCCTGGCCACGAGGATGAGAGGCAAACATCGCACTGTGTGGATCATTTTCATCATCGTCCTGATGTTTTTCATATTATGGAGCCCGTATAACATCATCATAATGATCAATGAGTATTCGGATTCAAAACTGTGTAATAGCAGCCTACTGTTAGCACAGTACATCACTAGTAACATTGCACGCTTGTATTTCTGCATTAACCCTGTGTTTTACACCTTTCTGGGAAGCAAGTTTCAGAATCATGTACGACGAATGTTAGTGAGCCAGGTCCCGTGTTTATCGGATCGGATCAGCATCAGCACAAGTAGCAGAATACTAGCATAA